GCCGCCAAGGCCAAGATCCCGGTCATGTCCGCAGACCCGAGCTCCTCCGAGACCTACGACGTCCTCGCCGCGTGGGGCTTCGACTACTACAAGATGGGCCGCGCTACCGGCAAGATGGTCATCGAGATCCTGAAAGGGAAGAAGCCGGAGCAGATCCCGACCCGTTTCATGACCAAGGCTAGCGACGTCGACCTGCTCATCAACCTCGACGTGGCCAAGAAGCTCGGCCTGACCGTCCCGGCCGACATCGTCAAGGCCGCCAAGACCGTCCGTCAGAACGGCAAGCTCACCAAGAAGTAAACAGAACGCAAACCCATTGGCCGTCCACCCGCTGAAGCTGCGGTGGGCGGCCAGTGGGTTTTAAAGCCGAAATTGTATGCTTGCCCACCACAGCTTTAGCGAAGGTGGGACTAAGGTTCTAAGAAGGGTTTTATGATCGAAGGTATTTTTGTTGAAGGTTTGATCTATGGCATCATGGTCCTGGGCGTATTCATCTCGTTCAGGATTCTTGATTTTCCGGACCTGACGGTTGACGGGTCCTTCCCCTTGGGGGCGGCGCTCATGGTGCAGTGCCTCCTCACCGGCATGAACGGTTGGCTCGCGCTCCTCGTCGCCTTCGCGGGCGGCGTCACGGCCGGCGTGGTCACCGCCCTCATCCACAACCACCTGAGGGTGCCGAACCTCCTGGCCGGTATCCTCACCATGACCATGCTCTACTCGGTCAACATCCGCATCCTGGGTAACCGCGCCAACGTCCCCATCCTGGATCAGCCGACCATCCTCAAGCAGGTCACCGAGAAGTTCACCGGCGTCATTCCCGACGACTACATCCTGCTGGTGTTCTTCGTGATCGTCGCCCTGGTGGTAAAGGTGGCTCTTGATCTGTTCTTCCGCACCGACCTCGGCATGACCCTGGGCGCAATGGGGAACAACGAGCAGATGGTCATCTCGCAGGGGGTGAACCCCAAGACCCTGAAAACCATCGGCGTCGGCCTCTCCAACGGCCTGGTTGCCATCTCCGGCGCCTTCGCTGCGCAGTACCTCGGTTTCGCAGACGTGGGGCTTGGGCAGGGCATCATCGTTTCCGGCCTCGCTTCCGTCATGATCGGGGAATTCCTGATGCTCAAGAGCAACCGGATCGGCGTCCTTACCTTCTGCGCCCTCGCCGGTTCCATCTGCTTTTATGCCGTGATGTACGTCGGGCGTTTCTACGGCTACGTGATCCACATGACCCCGAGCGACCTGAACCTGATCAAGGGGGTGCTGATCATCGTCCTTCTCATCATGACGCAGGCCAAGAAACTGAAGGTCCCGTTTAAGGTGGCAAAATGATAGAACTTAAGAACGTTTCCATCGTATTTGGCCAGGGGACCGTCAATGAAAACAAGGCCCTGAACAACATCAACCTCAAGGTGAAGGAAGGCGACTTCATCACCATCATCGGCTCCAATGGGGCCGGCAAATCGACCCTGTTCAACACCATCGCCGGGACCTATCTCCCCAGCGAAGGGCAGATCTTCGCCAACGACAAGAACGTCACCCGCGACCCGGAGTACAAGAGGGCGAAGTACATCGGCAGGATCTTCCAGAACCCGCTGCTGGGCACCGCCGGCAACATGAGCCTGGAAGACAACATGACCATCACCCACAAGAAGGGGATGAAGTGGTTGCGTCGCAGTCTGAACAACAAGACCCGCGAGATCTTCCGTCAGGAATTGGTGCAGCTCAGGATGGGGCTCGAGCACCGCATGAAGGAGAACCTGGTCATGTTCTCCGGCGGACAGCGCCAGGCGCTTACCCTGCTCATGATGGTCCTTTCCAAGCCGTCGCTGATCCTGCTCGACGAGCACACTGCGGCGCTTGACCCGAAGAACGCCGAGATCGTGCTGGAGCTGACCAACAAGTTCATCAGCGAGTACAAGCTGACCGGCATGATGATCACCCACAACATGACTCACGCCATCGAATTCGGCAACCGTCTGCTCATGATGGACGGCGGCGAGATCATCTTCGACATCGAGGGTGAAGCGAAGAAGGCTCTCACCGTGGAGAAGCTGATCCAGAAGTTCCACGAGTTGCGTCACAAGACCTTCGAGAACGACCGAACGCTGCTCGCCGAAGACTAGTCGGCGGACAAGAGAAGAGACACGGGAAGGCCCGGCAGAGAATCCTGCCGGGCCTTCCTTTTTAGAACAACCCCCAAACTGTTCCCGACCGTAGCGCCTGAGTGTTTAGGTGGAGCTTGCCCACCGTAGCTTTAGCGAAGGTGGGAAGCTTTAGCGAAGGTGGGAGGCGTGTCTACATAATCATTGACACAAGTTGGGCCGGAGGTGTATTAAAAGACACTTTTTTATCACTAAACGCGGTAGAAGGACTGAGAGAAGCCATGATAAAGATCGATTTCGAGAAGATGGGTGGACTG
This window of the Geomonas agri genome carries:
- a CDS encoding ABC transporter permease, which gives rise to MIEGIFVEGLIYGIMVLGVFISFRILDFPDLTVDGSFPLGAALMVQCLLTGMNGWLALLVAFAGGVTAGVVTALIHNHLRVPNLLAGILTMTMLYSVNIRILGNRANVPILDQPTILKQVTEKFTGVIPDDYILLVFFVIVALVVKVALDLFFRTDLGMTLGAMGNNEQMVISQGVNPKTLKTIGVGLSNGLVAISGAFAAQYLGFADVGLGQGIIVSGLASVMIGEFLMLKSNRIGVLTFCALAGSICFYAVMYVGRFYGYVIHMTPSDLNLIKGVLIIVLLIMTQAKKLKVPFKVAK
- a CDS encoding ABC transporter ATP-binding protein, producing the protein MIELKNVSIVFGQGTVNENKALNNINLKVKEGDFITIIGSNGAGKSTLFNTIAGTYLPSEGQIFANDKNVTRDPEYKRAKYIGRIFQNPLLGTAGNMSLEDNMTITHKKGMKWLRRSLNNKTREIFRQELVQLRMGLEHRMKENLVMFSGGQRQALTLLMMVLSKPSLILLDEHTAALDPKNAEIVLELTNKFISEYKLTGMMITHNMTHAIEFGNRLLMMDGGEIIFDIEGEAKKALTVEKLIQKFHELRHKTFENDRTLLAED